A segment of the Thermodesulfobacteriota bacterium genome:
TATCATTTCCGGCTTTCTATCTTTAATCTGCTGGCAAATTTGAGGTGCAAATTCAGGATACTCTTTGTCGGAGCTGCATATCACGACAAGATCAGAGTCGTTCTCTATTGCCGCATCTACTCCGTTTTCAGCTGATTCAAAACCGATATTGTTTATAATTTCAAACCCTGCGCAGCCAAAGAAATTAGCACTAAATGAAGCTCTGGCAGTTCTCATTGAAGGGTTTCCAATTGTAAGCAGAAAAACCTTTGGTTTTTTAGCAGTACTCTCAAAGTGTCTTTCAGTCAAAATACGCATTTCCTCAAAAGCCTGAGCTCCTCTGTAGGGAGTTAGAGTTTTAATATCACCCGAAGCTGCTAGTGTATCTGAACTACTAGAATCAAGTTTGATCTTATCTAAAATGGTCTCTTGTAGGTTAGGATATTGATTTACACCCAAAATAGTATCTTTCCTAAGAGCTATATTCATATCTTTTTGCTTTTTAGTTTCTTCAATAGCATCTTGAATTGCGCCGGACTTAATTGATTCCAAAAATCCGCCCGTAGATTCTATCTCTTTAAATAGCCTCAAGGACTCTTTAGCTATTGAGTCGGTTAGTTTTTCTATATAGTAAGAACCGGCTGATGGGTCTGAAACTCTTTCTAAGTATGATTCGTTTTTCAAGATGAGCTGCGTATTTCTCGCCATTCTAAGTGAAAAGTCATCAGCTTGGTCTAGTTCGGAATCAAATGGTTTTATGGTTATAGAATGAGCTCCGCCCAAAGATGCGGCCATAGCTTCAACGGTTCCCCGCAGAAGATTTACGTAGGGGTCATACATAGTTTTATTCCAAGAGGAATTTGAAACTTCTATATGCATAAGTTTTGAGAGTTCATTTTTAACAGGATATTGTTCTATTATCTGAGCCCATAGGAGTCTTGCCGCCCTTAGTTTAGCTATTTCCATAAAATAATTTGAACCCACAGAGAACGAAAATGTGC
Coding sequences within it:
- a CDS encoding methylmalonyl-CoA mutase family protein; its protein translation is MSKELGREEKLFKGFPSVSKNEWKDQVVKDLKGKEFEKLIWKGYENLSIDPFYAKEDLESINYLLNSDLRSNDWTINQEISAGEVTNANALAQNAVLGGANGITFVIREDESAQNISTLLNGIDLESVHIHFQSGGDSLKAITTLIDEAKNRDFDLNKIQGSIDFDPLGDLLLQGKSLKQQTDILSELSKTAPNLADHLPKFKALKIHSSHFQNSGASITQELAFTLCAAVEYIDQLSELGMDIDRICELSTFSFSVGSNYFMEIAKLRAARLLWAQIIEQYPVKNELSKLMHIEVSNSSWNKTMYDPYVNLLRGTVEAMAASLGGAHSITIKPFDSELDQADDFSLRMARNTQLILKNESYLERVSDPSAGSYYIEKLTDSIAKESLRLFKEIESTGGFLESIKSGAIQDAIEETKKQKDMNIALRKDTILGVNQYPNLQETILDKIKLDSSSSDTLAASGDIKTLTPYRGAQAFEEMRILTERHFESTAKKPKVFLLTIGNPSMRTARASFSANFFGCAGFEIINNIGFESAENGVDAAIENDSDLVVICSSDKEYPEFAPQICQQIKDRKPEMIVIVAGNPKEHIDQLKEVGVQDFIHVRSNALETLSKYQKLLGIRD